The following DNA comes from Actinomycetes bacterium.
GACCTCGCGCGGCCCGTCGGCCAGCGCCTCCGCGACGGCGAGCCCCCAGCCGGCGAAGCGCGCGTGCTGGGCGGCCAGCGGCGTGTAGCCGGCGAGCGCCTGCTCGGCGGCCTCGCGGTGCCGGCCCGAGCCGGTGTAGGCGGCGTAGCCGAGCAGCGCTCCGGCGGCCGCGGCCTGGCCGGACGGTGTCGCGTTGTCGGTCGGGTCCTGGGGCCGGCGCATCACCGCCAGCCGCGGGTCGGCCCGGTCCTCGGCGGTGTCGTAGAACCCGCCGGCGCCGTCACCGAACCGGGTCAGCACCACCTCGAGCAGCTCGCCGGCCAGTTGCAGCCGACCGGCGTCACCGGTGACGGCGTAGAGCGCGAGCAGCCCCTCCGCGAGATCGGCGTAGTCCTCCAGCACGCCGGGGTGCGGACCGGCGGCACCGTCGCGGGAGACCCGGCGCAGCCGGCCGTCGACGAGGTGGACGCCGGTGAGCAGGTCGGCGGTGCGGGTGGCGGCGGCGACCAGGTCCGGGCGCGACAGCAGGGCACCGGCCTCGGCGAGACCGGCCACGGCGAGTCCGTTCCACGCAGCGACGACCTTGTCGTCCCTTGCCGGCTGGGGCCGCAGGTCCCGCGCCGCGGCGAGGCGCTCGCGCGCCGCCGCCCAGCGCGCGTCGTCGTCCGGGTCGCGCGGCAGCTGCAGCGTCGAGGTCCCGTGCTCGAAGGTCCCGTCCGCCGTCACGGCCAGGAGGCCGGCGGCCCACGCGCCCTCCTCGGCACCGAGCACGTCCGCGAGCTGTCCGGGCGACCAGACGTAGGTGAGCCCCTCGACCCCGTCGGTGTCGGCGTCGAGTGCCGAGGCGAACCCGCCCTGCGGCGTGCGCAGGTCGCGCAGCATCCAGTCGGCCGTCTCGAGGGCGACGCGCCGCGCGGTCGCCGACCCGGTCGTCCGCCACAGGTGGCTGTAGACGCGGACCAGCAACGCGTTGTCGTACAGCATCTTCTCGAAGTGCGGCACCACCCACGCGGCGTCGACGGCGTAGCGGGCAAACCCACCCGCGAGCTGGTCGTAGATCCCGCCGCGCGCCATCGCCTCGCAGGTGGCCTCGACGACTGCGAGCGCGTCGGCGTCGCCGGTGCGGGCGTGGTGCCGGAGCAGCTGCTCGAGGACCATCGACGGTGGGAACTTCGGGGCGCCGCCGAAGCCGCCGTGGCTGCGGTCGGCGGTGGACGACAGGTGACGGGCGGCGGCAGCGAGGTCGGCCGGGCCCGGCGGGCGGGTGTCCGGCAGCGGGCCGGCAGCCCGCTCGGCCAGGGCGGTGACGATCCGCTGTCCGGCGGCGACCACGTCGTCGCGGCGCTCCCGCCAGGTCTGCGCGACCGACGTCACGAGCTGGCTGAACGACGGCATGCCCGGCCGCGGCCGGGGCGGGAGGTAGGTGCCGCAGAAGAACGGCTCGCCGGTCGGCGTCGTGAACACGGTCATCGGCCAGCCACCGGAGCCGGTGAGCGCCTGGGTGGCCTCCATGTAGACCGCGTCGACGTCCGGCCGCTCCTCCCGGTCGACCTTCACCGCGACGACGCTGTCGTTGACCAGCCGAGCGACCTCGGGGTCCTCGAACGACTCGTGCGCCATGACATGGCACCAGTGGCAGGCCGCGTAGCCGATCGAGACGAGGACCGGCCGGTCCAGCCGCTGCGCCTCGGCGAACGCCTCGTCCCCCCACGGCCACCAGTCGACCGGGTTGTCCTTGTGCTGCAGGAGGTAGGGCGACGTCGCGTCCGCCAGTCGGTTCGGCACACCACCTACCTTCCCGCACCGACCCCGTCGGGCAAACCGCTGGCAAAGACCTCGTCGGATGGCTTGTCGCGCACGGAGATCGGGCGCACCGTCGGAGCAACCGGGGGGGTCCGGGGGCTTCCTGCGCCCGCGCGCTTCCCCCTGGTCAGGGTGGGGGAACGAGATGGACAAGGCTAAGCGGGAGAAGCGAGCGCACGTCCCGACGGTCATCGTCGGCGTCCAGGTCCTCGAGACCCGGCTCGACGTGGCGCTGGCGCAGGGCCTCGGGCCCGACCAGCGGGCTGCCGCCGACGGGGTCCGGCGGCTGCTGCGGATGGCGGAGGACGCGGCGTACGGCGTCGTCCCTCGCACGGGCTGGATCGGCCGGTGGTGGCGCGGGACGCTGGTCGAGTCCGCGTTCCAGGATCTGCACGCGGCACGGGCGCAGATGATCGACGTCTACGCAGACGAGGAGGTCGCCGCCGAGATCCCCGCGGCGCTGGCCCGGTCGCAGCAGGCGCTGCACCCCGACGACCCGCGGCAGCTCGCGGGTGAGTCGCTGAGCCGGATGACGATCGGCCAGCAGCGCGCGTTCCTGCGGCGCGCGATCGAGGACTCGTACGACGCGATGGACC
Coding sequences within:
- a CDS encoding thioredoxin domain-containing protein, whose amino-acid sequence is MPNRLADATSPYLLQHKDNPVDWWPWGDEAFAEAQRLDRPVLVSIGYAACHWCHVMAHESFEDPEVARLVNDSVVAVKVDREERPDVDAVYMEATQALTGSGGWPMTVFTTPTGEPFFCGTYLPPRPRPGMPSFSQLVTSVAQTWRERRDDVVAAGQRIVTALAERAAGPLPDTRPPGPADLAAAARHLSSTADRSHGGFGGAPKFPPSMVLEQLLRHHARTGDADALAVVEATCEAMARGGIYDQLAGGFARYAVDAAWVVPHFEKMLYDNALLVRVYSHLWRTTGSATARRVALETADWMLRDLRTPQGGFASALDADTDGVEGLTYVWSPGQLADVLGAEEGAWAAGLLAVTADGTFEHGTSTLQLPRDPDDDARWAAARERLAAARDLRPQPARDDKVVAAWNGLAVAGLAEAGALLSRPDLVAAATRTADLLTGVHLVDGRLRRVSRDGAAGPHPGVLEDYADLAEGLLALYAVTGDAGRLQLAGELLEVVLTRFGDGAGGFYDTAEDRADPRLAVMRRPQDPTDNATPSGQAAAAGALLGYAAYTGSGRHREAAEQALAGYTPLAAQHARFAGWGLAVAEALADGPREVAVVGGADDPATARLHEAALRGTAPGAVVALGDPGAGPGDVPLLADRPLRDGRPTAYVCRHFVCEAPTTDPAVLAAALGARA